One segment of Fusarium oxysporum f. sp. lycopersici 4287 chromosome 7, whole genome shotgun sequence DNA contains the following:
- a CDS encoding geranylgeranyl pyrophosphate synthase, which produces MIPTADPILSLNPEALPPSALHMLSLSPKAMEKMSGISNPLMSPNAIPPRTSSTGIPTSLNATPTKPVLRPVPEGDWLSQKQLSPKAQMSNAGYGVMQAPNPPPDPERYAHEDLEFTAKRSWTDEKENVVRGPYDYVISHPGKDFRAQLIGAFNAWLDVPTPSLEVITRVVGMLHESSLLIDDVQDSSELRRGFPVAHNIFGVAQTINSANYIYFVALQELHKLNNPELITIFSDELVNLHRGQGMDLFWRDTLTCPTEEDYLEMVGNKTGGLFRLGIKLMAAEANGPSPTDCVPLVNLIGLIFQIRDDYMNLSSKEYSHNKGMCEDLTEGKFSFPVIHSIRSNPTNLQLINILKQKTSDTQVKRYAVAYMESTGSFEYTRKVLNVLIERARKMAEELDQGRGSTKGIQKILDKMAIQ; this is translated from the coding sequence ATGATCCCCACGGCCGACCCCATCCTCTCTCTCAACCCTGAGGCATTGCCCCCGTCGGCCTTACACATGCTGTCGCTCTCGCCAAAGGCAATGGAGAAGATGTCTGGCATCTCCAACCCACTTATGTCTCCCAACGCAATTCCACCTCGCACTTCAAGCACCGGCATCCCGACCTCTCTCAACGCTACACCCACAAAACCCGTTCTGCGCCCTGTTCCAGAAGGCGACTGGCTGAGCCAGAAGCAGCTCTCCCCAAAGGCACAGATGTCAAACGCTGGTTACGGCGTTATGCAAGCTCCCAATCCGCCTCCCGATCCCGAGCGCTACGCCCACGAGGATCTAGAGTTCACGGCTAAGCGCTCTTGGACTGACGAGAAGGAAAATGTCGTCCGCGGACCTTACGACTATGTCATTAGCCATCCTGGCAAGGACTTCCGCGCCCAGCTAATCGGCGCCTTCAACGCCTGGCTCGATGTGCCCACGCCGAGCCTCGAAGTCATCACCCGAGTCGTTGGCATGCTTCACGAGTCTTCGCTCCTCATCGACGATGTACAAGACTCGTCCGAGCTGCGCCGTGGCTTCCCTGTCGCACACAACATCTTTGGTGTCGCTCAGACCATCAACTCGGCAAACTACATATACTTTGTCGCCCTACAAGAGCTGCACAAGCTCAACAATCCAGAGCTAATCACCATCTTTTCCGATGAGCTTGTGAACCTCCACCGAGGCCAGGGCATGGATCTTTTTTGGCGTGACACTCTTACTTGTCCTACGGAAGAGGACTACCTCGAAATGGTTGGTAACAAGACAGGCGGCCTGTTCCGTCTCGGTATCAAGCTTATGGCGGCGGAAGCCAACGGCCCTAGTCCTACGGACTGTGTTCCCCTCGTCAACCTAATTGGTCTCATCTTTCAGATTCGAGACGACTACATGAACTTGTCCTCGAAGGAGTACAGCCATAACAAGGGAATGTGCGAGGATTTGACGGAGGGCAAGTTCTCGTTCCCTGTCATCCACAGCATTCGCTCCAACCCTACAAATCtccagctcatcaacatcctcaagcAGAAGACCTCGGACACCCAGGTCAAGCGGTACGCTGTTGCCTACATGGAGTCCACAGGCAGCTTCGAGTATACCCGTAAAGTTCTCAACGTCCTCATCGAGCGGGCTCGCAAGATGGCTGAGGAGCTCGATCAGGGCCGTGGCAGCACGAAGGGCATTCAGAAGATTCTCGACAAGATGGCCATTCAATGA